TGAGCGCATAGAGTGGGAAGTCACCATCGGGTGCGACCAGGGATGCGCTGGAGGCGGTGAAGCCGACATGGCGCGGCCCGCTGGCAGCCTCGAGCAGCGGCCAGAAGGCCTGCATCGACCAGATCATGCCCATGACATTGACCGAAAAGGCCCAGTCAATCGCATTCGCTCTGCCCTTGAGCACCGGCGCGCCAACCCCCGCGCCGGCATTGAGCCAGAGCAGATTGAGGGTAATATCGCGATCCGCCAGGGACTGCGCTGCGGCGGCCAGGCTGTCACGGTCGCTGATATCGCCGCCAAGCGCAAAGGCTTCTCCGCCAATATCATCGGCCACGGCCTCTGCCGCCTCTTCGCGGATATCCTGCACACACACCGTCATGCCAGCCTCGGCCAGCTTGCGCGCCAGCATCTCGCCAATGCCTGCACCAGCGCCGGTGACCAGCGCGGTCTTGCCAGCAAAGTCCTCCAGTCCTGCCATTGCTCAGAGCATCCCCGTATCCGTTGGCAGGCCGAGGCTGATACGCCCGGCCAGTTCATAGACGCCATGCGCCGTCGCAATATGCTGGGTCGCCACATGGGCATCGCGGAAGCGGCGTTGCAGATTGCTGGTCTCATAGACCGCCGCGCCGCCGCCCAGCGTATAGGCGGTTTTGGCGACATCGGCGGCGCATTCCGTGGCATAGGCTCCGGCGAGGCGCAGCTGTGCACGCTGTTCGGGTGAAAGTTCACCTGTGCTGATGGCCGCCTCCCAACAGGTGGCAATGGCCTCGCGGAAATACGCCTCTGCCGCGGCCAGCTTGGCCTCGGCTTTGGCGATATCGACCTGCGTCACCTGCCGCTCGGCCATGGTCTTGCCGGTGGCCGGGTTTTTCTTGGTCTTGGCCATCGCCTTGATCTCATCCAGCGCGCCAGCGGCATTGCCCAGCGCCACCGAGGCGACACCCATGGCGAGCATCCCGAAAACCGGAAAAGTATAAAGCGGGCCCTGCTCGACCGGAGTATCGACGATCAGCGAAACCGAGCGCGCCTTGGGCACCATCACATCCTTCACCGCCAGATCTCCCGAGCCGGTGCCGCGCATGCCCATGACATGCCAGGTGTCGATCCGCTCCACATCATCGGCGGGGAACAGCATCATCCGGTGATAGGGCGCGCCATTGTCGAGGCGTTGCAACTCATCATCTTTGAAGATCATCGCGCCGCCACACAGCCAGTGGCAGTTGATATTGCCCGACCCCCATTGCCAGCGCCCACTGACGGTATAGTGATCGCCCATATCATCGGCACGGCCCATAGGTGCGAACACGCCGCCGGTGATGGTGCCGGGCGTGCCATATACCTCTTTGGCGACATCATGCGGCATATAGGCGGCGTTGACCGCAGTGGTCGCGCCGATCATCGCGCACCAGCCTACACTGGCTTCTGCGCGCGCCATGGCGTGGAGGATGGCGACAATATCCAGCGGTGCCATTTCCAGCCCACCAAGGCTTTTGGGTTTGACCATGTCGAAGATGCCGATGCTGGCGAGATCTTGCGCGATATCGGCGGGCAGCCGGCGCGCGGCCTCAATCTCATCGGCGCGTTTGGCGATGGTGGGGAGGCGTTCGGCCACGGCTTTTCCCAAAGGGGCGATGGTTTCTATGGCTTGCATTGTCTACCTTCCTCTCACTTCGTCATCCCGAACTTGTTTCGGGATCTCCCAAGACAGCGCACAACGGCCTGAGATCCTGAAACAAGTTCAGGATGACGATAATAACATCCTCACAACTTCATCAAGCTCGCCAGATTGTTCCTCTGCATATCACTAGACCCGCCGACAATCGGCATGCCCAGCAGATCGCGCACATGGCGTTCCAGCTCATAACTATCGCTCAGCGCGTAGCTGCCCATCACCTGCTGACAGGTGAGCGCAATCTCGACCCCGGTATCGGCGACAAACAGCTTGGCCATGCTGGTCTCGACCGAACAGGGCCGCGCCTGCTGCGCCAGCCATGTCGCGTGATAGAGCATATGCCGTGCCGCCTGCCATTTGGTGCGTGCTGTCACCAGCTTGTGGCGGATCGCCTGATGCTGGCTGATCGGTTTGCCGAATTGTTCGCGCTCCTGCGCATAGCTCCACGCCTCGGCTATGGCGGCGCGGGTGATGCCCAGAGCCACCGCGCTGATCTCCAGCTTCTCGACATCAAGCGCGCGCCCGGCAAGCTGTTGCCAGCCCTTGTTCCACATCTCCTCGCCGCCGACAATCGCACTGGCGGGCAGGCGGACATTGTCGAAATAAACATCCTGACTATGGGTGTAGCGCAGATTGACATGCTCGATATCCTGCATCGTCACCCCCAGCGCATCGGTGGGTACCAACACGAAAGACAGGTTTTTATAGCGCGCATCAGCCTCGCCCGAACGCACCAGACAATAGATATAATCTGCCCAATCCGCGCCGGTACACCAGCGTTTCGCGCCGTTGATAATGACCTCGTCACCCTCGCGCGCAGCGCGGGTTTCCACGCTGGCTAGGTCGCCGCCAATATTGGGTTCGGACAGGCCATAGGCGAAGAACATCTCGCCCGATGCCAGCTTGGGCAGAAGCGCCTGCTTCTGCGCTTCGCTGCCATTTTCAGACAGGTTCATGCCGCCATAGAAGCAGGTATGAATATAGGGCCCGGCCAGCGCCGCACTGCCTGCTGACAGCTCCTCAATAACGGCAATCGCCGCGACCAGATCCTGCCCGGCACCACCATAATCCTCGGCTATGGTCAGCCCGGTCAGACCCATTTTGTTGAGCTCGGCATAAACCTCACGCGGCCAGCGGGCCTCACGGTCCCATTTCTGTCGTTCTTCGCGGGGGGCATGCTGGATCAGGAAGCGCTGTATCTGACTGCGTATGGCCGAGACATATTCCGGCTCATCGGCAAAGCTCTGCCATGTATCGGGGAAGGTCATATTATTGTCTTTGCCTTATCGTTCAGATCATTAGCTACAAAAACATCGTCATTGCGAGCGTAGCGAAGCAATCCAGGGCGTCTCGCATCTGCTCTGGATTGCCGCGTCGCTTCGCTCCTCGCAATGACGGATAACTTAGACACGTCCTCAATCCCCCGTCAGTTTTGGCGCGCGTTTCTCCATCATCGCTGCCACTGCTTCGCGCCGGTCGTCGAGGAAATTGGACACGCTCTCATAGCCTATCGACGCATCCATCAACTGCGCCGCCAAGGCGCGCAGCGGGATGTTGGTCACCGTCTTGGTCCAGCGTACTGCCCAGCGCGGATTGGCCAGAATTTTACCCGCAATCTCGTCCACCTTAGTGTCAATCGCGTCCGTCGGCAGCGCATAGTTGATCAAGCCCAGCGCCTGTGCTTCGGATGCGCTCAGCATATCGCCGGTCATCAGCAATTCCTTGGCCTTGGCATAGCCGATAAGCTGCGGCCAGATCAGCGCGCCGCCATCACCCGCGACCAACCCCACTTTGACATGCGGGTCACCGATCACAGCATTTTCATCGGCAATGATGACATCGCACAACAAGGCAATCGTCGCCCCCAGTCCCGCCGCAGCGCCATTCAGGCGGCAGATGATCGGCTTTTCCATCTCCAAAATGCCCGAGACAATGCGTTTGGCGTCCCAGGCGATGCCGCGAAATTTGGCCGGGTCGGAAATCTGCTCTTCAAACCAGTCAAAATCGCCACCAGCGCAAAAGGCACGGCCCTTGGCGGAAAGGATGATCAGATCGCTGTCGCTGTCACGCTGCAGATCGGTGAACACCGTCGCCAGCTCATCGTGCATCGCGGCATCGACGCCATTGACCGGATGATCCGAGGTGATGAAGGCTTTGAGTATCCGGCCATCACGTTCAAAGGTGAAGCGGCTGTAGTGGGTGTCTTCAATGCGGAATTCTGCACCCATCACTCTTCCCCGACTTTGACGACACGGCGGCCAAAATTCTCGCCGCGGAACAGGCCACAAAAGGCTTCAGGCATCGCGTCCAGCCCTTCAAAGCGCTCTTCTTTGAGCTTGAGCGCGCCCTTGGCGATCATTCCCGCCATGGTTTGTAATGCTTCGGGAAACATCTTGGCGTGATAGAACACCACCAGCCCGCGCATCATGATCTGATGGGTGATAAACGGTGTGGTAGTGCGGATGCCGGGCCGGTCTTCCAGCGCCAGCGAATAGTCGGCCACCTGTCCCGCGACGCAGATACGGCCATTCAGCTTCATCTTGGGCAGCACCCTCTCGATCATGGCATTGCCGACATTGTCGTAGAGCAGGTCGATACCATCGGGCATGGCTTCGGAGATCGCGGCGTCGAGATCGTCGACTGTCTTGTAATTGATCACCGCATCGAACCCGGCCTCGTCTTTCAGCCAGGCGCATTTCTGATCGCTGCCGGCGATGCCGACCACTTTTGACGCACCCCAAGCCTTGGCCAATTGCCCGGCGGTCGCACCGACTGGCCCGGCGGCGGATGTCACCAGCACCGCATCGCCTTCGCGAAATTGCGCGGTTTCCTTCAACCCGCACCAAGCGGTCAGACCCGGCACGCCCAAAACGCCAATCCAGTAAGACAGCGGCAATCCGGGATAGACCGGGCCGATAAAGCCCTTGCCATTCTGGATACTGTGGCTGCGCCAGCCACCGGCGAAAAACACCTGTTGGCCCTCTTTCCAGTCGGCATGTCTGCTCTCCTCGATCACGCCGACCGAGAAACCATCCATCGGCGCGCCAATCTTCTGCGCCGCGGAATAAGTATCGCTGCCCGACAGGCGCGAGCGGGTGCCCGGATCGACCGAGTTAAACACATGGCGGACGCGGAACTGGCCTTCTTCGGGGATCGGCAAAGGCGCTTCCTCAACCCGGAAATCTTCCGGCACCGGCAGCCCCTCACAATAGCGCGCCAGTACCACATAGCGCATCATATCAGCCATTTATTCCTCCCGATTATGCTCTGTCGGCGACCAGACCATGAAGCCCCGATTCAGTCAACCAGCCCGCATACGCTGTGATGAAGAATTGCGATTTGCCGACAGGCATTTATGCTGCGCGGCATGATGGTCTCGCGTTTCCTGTTGCTGCTGGCTCTCGTGCTGACGGGCTGCACCAAAGCGTCGCAACAGGACAGCGCTACCGGCACCGGGCCGGACACGCTGGTGCGGCTTTCCGATGCCGAGATACGCGGGCTTGACCCGCAGAAATATTCCGATCTCGCCAGCCTGCGCGTGGCGCGCGACCAGTTTGACGGGCTGACCCGTTATAATGGCGCAGGTGAAGCCGTAGCCGCCATCGCCCGTGATTGGACGGTCAGCAAGGACGGCAAGCTCTGGCAATTCCGTCTGGTCGATACTGCCCTCTTTTCCGATGGCACCGCGATTACCGCGCCGCTGTTCGCGAAGCTGTGGCAAAGGCTCAACGATACGGCCACCGCCTCGCCGCACAGGGAATTGTTCCGCGCTATTGCGAATATCACTGCCGAAGACGCGCAGACGGTGCGTATCACCCTTGCCCATCCCTTCCCCGAGCTGCCCTCGCTGCTGGCGCATCCGGCAATGGCGGCGCTGCCGATGCACCTGATCGAGACGCGCGGCGATGGCTGGACCGCGATGCGGCCTCTGGTCACCAGCGGCGCTTATCGGCTGACCCGCTGGCGGCTCAATGATGCAGCGGCGCTGGAGCGTAACCCGCAATGGCATGCCACCACACCGCCCGTAGCACGAGTGATCTGGAAACCGATGGACGACAAGCTCGCGGGGATGCGGCTGGTGCTCAGCGGCGCCGCCGATATTGCGCACAGCTATCCCGATAACCGCCACCGCTGGTTGCAGCACAATCATCCCGAATATCTGCGCAGCAGTGATTATCTCGGCACTTATTATTTTGCCTTCAACACACGGCGACCACCATTTGATAATGCCGATGTGCGGCGGGCGCTGTCGATGACGGTCGACCGCGCCTTTCTCAGCCGCACCCTGCAGCCCTTTGGCAACCACCCGGCCTGTGGCGTGGTGCCACCGGCATTGCTGGAAAACGCCGCCAATGGCTGCAGCCTGACCCCGGAAAAACGCGAAACCGCACGGCGCCTGCTCGTCGGTGCCGGCTATGATGAAGCCAATCCGCTGCGTTTCACCATGCGCATCAATTCAGCACGCGAGCATAGCCGTGTCGCGGTAGCGCTGGCAGCGATGTGGCGCGCACTACCGGTAGAAGCACAGATTCTCAACAGCGAGGCAACGCTGCATTTCGCCAGCCTGCGGCGCGGCGATTTCGATCTGGCGCGCTCGGGCTGGATTGCCGACCTGCCGACTGCTGACAATTTCCTCGCGGTGCATCGTTCCGATGCCGGCAGTGTCAATTATAGCGGCTATGCCAGCAGCGACTATGATGCGCTCCTCGACAATGCCAGTGCATCAGCCGATGGACGCGATGCACTGCTTGCCAAGGCCGATGCCCTGATTGCACGCGATGCGCCGGTGTTGCCGCTCTATTTCTACCGCGCCAGTGCTCTTGTCTCGCCAAGGATAGTCGGCTGGCAGGACAATGTTCTCAACATTCATCCCAGCGCCACTCTGTCGCTGACAGACAAAGAATGACATAGAAACAGTCGTGAAACCGCCTGTAACCCTGATCCCGATTCTCCTGACCGCGCTTCTCGGTGTGATGCTGGCTGGCTGTGGCCAGGCCGATAACCGCACCATCACCGTATCGGTGATCGATAGCGGCGACGATATTTTGCAGATCGGCCGGATGAATCTTGGCCCCGCCAGCCGTCAGATGCGCATGGACCTGGCCCAAGGCCTTGTCCGTTATGATGCCGAGGGTCAGATTGTTCCCGGTCTCGCCCAGCGCTGGGTCGTTACCGATGACGGGCTGAGCTATATTTTCCGGATCGAGGATCGCGACTGGTCGAATGGCCGCAAGGTAACAGCGCAGGCGGTTGCCCGCGGCCTTAACGAGCGGATAGAGATTGAGCGCGGCGGCCGCTTTGCTGCAGAAATGGCCAAGGTGCGCGACGTGCTGGCACGCACACGGCAGGTGGTCGAGGTGCGGCTCGAATCACCATCGCCCAATTTCCTCAACATATTGGCGCTGCCGGAAATGGGGGTCCGCACCGATGGCCTGGGAACCGGCCCGTTGCTGGTGGAGACCGAAGCAGAACGGAAGATCACGCTGGAGGCAATGCCACAGGACCTGGCGATGCTGGCCGAAGAGGATGCGGAGGAAAAGCGCCGGATCATCTTCACCGCCGACCGTGCGGCGCTGGCGATACAACGCTTCCGCAACAGCGAAAGCGATATCGTTCTCGGCGGACGGTTCCAACACCTGCCGCTGGTCAATGTTTCAGGCATTGCGCGCAGCCGCTTGCGGCTCGATCCGGTCGCGGGGCTTTTCGGGCTGGTGTTCGTCAGCAATGACGGCTTTCTGAGCGACCCGGCCCGGCGCGAAGCGCTGGCCATGGCGATCGACAGGAGCGATCTTTTTTCCGGCCTGCAATTGACCGAATGGACCTCGACCACCCGGCTGATCCCGCAAAATATTACGGACTATGCGCCCAATGTCGCCGATCGCTGGACCGATATGTCGATCGCCGCGCGGCGCGAACAGGCACGGCTGCGGGTGCTGGTGTGGGAGCAGGCCAATGGACCATTGCCGCCCTTGCGCATTGCCATGCCGTCGGGCCCCGGGGCACGCTATCTGATGGCGCGGCTGCGCGCCGACTGGCGCCTGATCGGCATCCGCGCCGAAAGCGTGCCCCTCAACGCCGATGCCGATCTCAGACTGATCGACGAGATCGCGCCTTATGGCGGCGCTGAATGGTATCTCGCCCGCCTGTCCTGTGTCCATGTACCGATTTGCGATG
Above is a genomic segment from Pseudomonadota bacterium containing:
- a CDS encoding enoyl-CoA hydratase-related protein; its protein translation is MGAEFRIEDTHYSRFTFERDGRILKAFITSDHPVNGVDAAMHDELATVFTDLQRDSDSDLIILSAKGRAFCAGGDFDWFEEQISDPAKFRGIAWDAKRIVSGILEMEKPIICRLNGAAAGLGATIALLCDVIIADENAVIGDPHVKVGLVAGDGGALIWPQLIGYAKAKELLMTGDMLSASEAQALGLINYALPTDAIDTKVDEIAGKILANPRWAVRWTKTVTNIPLRALAAQLMDASIGYESVSNFLDDRREAVAAMMEKRAPKLTGD
- a CDS encoding peptide ABC transporter substrate-binding protein gives rise to the protein MMVSRFLLLLALVLTGCTKASQQDSATGTGPDTLVRLSDAEIRGLDPQKYSDLASLRVARDQFDGLTRYNGAGEAVAAIARDWTVSKDGKLWQFRLVDTALFSDGTAITAPLFAKLWQRLNDTATASPHRELFRAIANITAEDAQTVRITLAHPFPELPSLLAHPAMAALPMHLIETRGDGWTAMRPLVTSGAYRLTRWRLNDAAALERNPQWHATTPPVARVIWKPMDDKLAGMRLVLSGAADIAHSYPDNRHRWLQHNHPEYLRSSDYLGTYYFAFNTRRPPFDNADVRRALSMTVDRAFLSRTLQPFGNHPACGVVPPALLENAANGCSLTPEKRETARRLLVGAGYDEANPLRFTMRINSAREHSRVAVALAAMWRALPVEAQILNSEATLHFASLRRGDFDLARSGWIADLPTADNFLAVHRSDAGSVNYSGYASSDYDALLDNASASADGRDALLAKADALIARDAPVLPLYFYRASALVSPRIVGWQDNVLNIHPSATLSLTDKE
- a CDS encoding SDR family NAD(P)-dependent oxidoreductase produces the protein MAGLEDFAGKTALVTGAGAGIGEMLARKLAEAGMTVCVQDIREEAAEAVADDIGGEAFALGGDISDRDSLAAAAQSLADRDITLNLLWLNAGAGVGAPVLKGRANAIDWAFSVNVMGMIWSMQAFWPLLEAASGPRHVGFTASSASLVAPDGDFPLYALTKHGSFATAEALSAELQADEGIASTILCPGLLNTDIWDGARARPKRFGGAKRMDPAISGMWKAAQTPDVMWPFIAEKVASGGGYLVCPTDADLIERFDERHQSIRDGFRPLY
- a CDS encoding acyl-CoA dehydrogenase family protein; protein product: MTFPDTWQSFADEPEYVSAIRSQIQRFLIQHAPREERQKWDREARWPREVYAELNKMGLTGLTIAEDYGGAGQDLVAAIAVIEELSAGSAALAGPYIHTCFYGGMNLSENGSEAQKQALLPKLASGEMFFAYGLSEPNIGGDLASVETRAAREGDEVIINGAKRWCTGADWADYIYCLVRSGEADARYKNLSFVLVPTDALGVTMQDIEHVNLRYTHSQDVYFDNVRLPASAIVGGEEMWNKGWQQLAGRALDVEKLEISAVALGITRAAIAEAWSYAQEREQFGKPISQHQAIRHKLVTARTKWQAARHMLYHATWLAQQARPCSVETSMAKLFVADTGVEIALTCQQVMGSYALSDSYELERHVRDLLGMPIVGGSSDMQRNNLASLMKL
- a CDS encoding NADP-dependent oxidoreductase, whose amino-acid sequence is MADMMRYVVLARYCEGLPVPEDFRVEEAPLPIPEEGQFRVRHVFNSVDPGTRSRLSGSDTYSAAQKIGAPMDGFSVGVIEESRHADWKEGQQVFFAGGWRSHSIQNGKGFIGPVYPGLPLSYWIGVLGVPGLTAWCGLKETAQFREGDAVLVTSAAGPVGATAGQLAKAWGASKVVGIAGSDQKCAWLKDEAGFDAVINYKTVDDLDAAISEAMPDGIDLLYDNVGNAMIERVLPKMKLNGRICVAGQVADYSLALEDRPGIRTTTPFITHQIMMRGLVVFYHAKMFPEALQTMAGMIAKGALKLKEERFEGLDAMPEAFCGLFRGENFGRRVVKVGEE
- a CDS encoding ABC transporter substrate-binding protein, coding for MKPPVTLIPILLTALLGVMLAGCGQADNRTITVSVIDSGDDILQIGRMNLGPASRQMRMDLAQGLVRYDAEGQIVPGLAQRWVVTDDGLSYIFRIEDRDWSNGRKVTAQAVARGLNERIEIERGGRFAAEMAKVRDVLARTRQVVEVRLESPSPNFLNILALPEMGVRTDGLGTGPLLVETEAERKITLEAMPQDLAMLAEEDAEEKRRIIFTADRAALAIQRFRNSESDIVLGGRFQHLPLVNVSGIARSRLRLDPVAGLFGLVFVSNDGFLSDPARREALAMAIDRSDLFSGLQLTEWTSTTRLIPQNITDYAPNVADRWTDMSIAARREQARLRVLVWEQANGPLPPLRIAMPSGPGARYLMARLRADWRLIGIRAESVPLNADADLRLIDEIAPYGGAEWYLARLSCVHVPICDEEADFVLQDARAAYDRNQRAAGIARAETLMTLHNSYIPLGLPLRWALVRGDITGYAESATGLHPLSELLTDPI
- a CDS encoding acyl-CoA dehydrogenase family protein, translated to MQAIETIAPLGKAVAERLPTIAKRADEIEAARRLPADIAQDLASIGIFDMVKPKSLGGLEMAPLDIVAILHAMARAEASVGWCAMIGATTAVNAAYMPHDVAKEVYGTPGTITGGVFAPMGRADDMGDHYTVSGRWQWGSGNINCHWLCGGAMIFKDDELQRLDNGAPYHRMMLFPADDVERIDTWHVMGMRGTGSGDLAVKDVMVPKARSVSLIVDTPVEQGPLYTFPVFGMLAMGVASVALGNAAGALDEIKAMAKTKKNPATGKTMAERQVTQVDIAKAEAKLAAAEAYFREAIATCWEAAISTGELSPEQRAQLRLAGAYATECAADVAKTAYTLGGGAAVYETSNLQRRFRDAHVATQHIATAHGVYELAGRISLGLPTDTGML